In the genome of Saccharomonospora viridis DSM 43017, one region contains:
- a CDS encoding IclR family transcriptional regulator, producing MCNNSHAVIATEPKTPSQSVDRALSILTLLAQRGPLGVTDLARHLGVHKSTATRLLATLEKFRFVEQDGNRGKFRLGFGIVRLAGATAAQLDIAKEGRPVCARLATELRGTVTLSVLEGGGATAVAQEPSTERNWIGLRMPLHATATGKVLLASFGFEELSSALERPRQRFTANTITASGALLADLNRTRDRGWGATIGELELGLNSVAVPVRGPGDRIAGALSVSASDEHLHPDDFKDIARILTQAADEILTRLQLLTNP from the coding sequence ATGTGCAACAACAGCCACGCTGTCATCGCAACCGAGCCCAAAACCCCCAGCCAGAGCGTCGATCGAGCTCTGTCGATCCTCACCCTGTTGGCCCAACGTGGACCGTTGGGCGTCACCGACCTCGCCCGTCACCTCGGGGTCCACAAATCGACCGCGACTCGACTGCTGGCGACGCTGGAGAAGTTCCGATTCGTTGAACAAGACGGCAATCGCGGCAAATTTCGCCTCGGCTTCGGCATAGTCCGACTCGCCGGCGCGACCGCCGCTCAACTGGACATCGCCAAGGAGGGACGGCCGGTCTGCGCCCGATTGGCCACCGAGCTGCGAGGCACGGTGACCCTGAGCGTCCTCGAAGGCGGTGGCGCGACCGCCGTGGCACAAGAGCCGAGCACGGAACGGAACTGGATCGGACTTCGGATGCCATTGCACGCGACGGCGACCGGCAAGGTGCTTCTGGCGAGCTTCGGGTTCGAGGAACTCAGCAGCGCTTTGGAACGCCCCAGACAGCGGTTCACCGCCAACACCATCACGGCCAGCGGCGCACTCCTGGCCGACTTGAACCGAACCCGCGATCGAGGCTGGGGCGCGACGATCGGCGAACTGGAACTGGGACTCAACTCCGTCGCCGTGCCGGTACGCGGGCCCGGTGATCGCATCGCGGGCGCACTGAGCGTGTCCGCATCCGACGAACACCTTCACCCCGACGACTTCAAGGACATCGCCCGAATACTCACCCAGGCGGCCGATGAGATCCTGACCCGACTGCAGCTTTTGACGAACCCCTGA
- a CDS encoding bifunctional 3-phenylpropionate/cinnamic acid dioxygenase ferredoxin subunit: MILVGAASDIPVGESVRVQGRAAIAVFNVDGEFYAIDDTCTHQDASLSDGWLEGCAVECPLHSVCFDLRTGRPSGPPARKPVRTHEVVLIDGLVYVYESTGTAEEVDSTGVATEVVGAVPEEAR, translated from the coding sequence ATGATCTTAGTTGGCGCGGCATCCGATATTCCAGTCGGAGAGTCTGTACGTGTGCAGGGCCGGGCGGCAATCGCAGTCTTCAATGTGGACGGAGAGTTCTACGCGATCGACGACACATGCACCCATCAGGACGCTTCACTGTCCGACGGATGGCTGGAAGGATGTGCGGTCGAATGCCCGCTTCACTCCGTGTGCTTTGACCTCCGTACCGGTCGCCCGAGTGGGCCACCTGCCCGGAAACCGGTGCGGACGCACGAAGTCGTCCTCATCGACGGTCTGGTCTACGTCTACGAATCCACCGGTACCGCGGAGGAGGTCGACTCCACCGGTGTCGCAACCGAAGTCGTCGGAGCGGTCCCGGAAGAGGCCCGGTGA
- a CDS encoding NAD(P)/FAD-dependent oxidoreductase: MRAVTVVGASLAGLTAVRALRDQGYEGRITVVGDEVHAPYDRPPLSKDFLAGTVSENDLKLQTPEDASLDVDWRLGRTAEALDTAERAIVLDNGERIVSDGVVIATGARARRLPGQGLCGVHTLRTLDDAIALRKALVPGSRLVVIGAGFIGSEIASTAAGMGIETDVVEAEPVPLRKPLGVEMGRVCAALHATRNVRLHTGVGVAGLVGNGRVAAVKLANGKTLPADVVVVGIGAVPCVDWLIGSGLRLDNGVRTDARGVTNVPKVVAVGDCANSDRPNATTPMRLEHWTNAVQQPIAAVSALLSRNYTPPAHHRLPYFWSDQYGHRIQFAGHRTENTTVEVIEGDVEAFDFLALYRDRTGSPVAVLAVDRARSFGRWRRQLATLLSTSH, encoded by the coding sequence ATGAGAGCCGTCACCGTTGTCGGCGCTTCGCTCGCCGGACTGACCGCTGTTCGCGCGCTACGGGATCAGGGTTACGAAGGTCGGATCACCGTGGTCGGCGACGAGGTGCACGCCCCGTACGACCGGCCCCCGTTGTCGAAGGATTTCCTGGCGGGCACGGTATCCGAGAACGACCTCAAATTGCAGACCCCGGAAGACGCTTCGCTGGATGTCGACTGGCGCCTGGGCCGTACCGCCGAGGCACTCGACACCGCCGAACGTGCGATCGTGCTTGACAATGGTGAACGGATCGTATCCGACGGGGTGGTCATCGCCACTGGAGCTCGCGCTCGGCGGCTACCGGGGCAGGGACTGTGCGGAGTGCACACACTGCGCACCCTCGACGATGCGATCGCTCTGCGCAAAGCACTCGTCCCCGGCTCCCGACTCGTCGTGATCGGCGCGGGATTCATCGGCTCCGAGATCGCGTCGACGGCCGCGGGAATGGGGATCGAGACCGACGTGGTCGAAGCCGAGCCGGTGCCCCTGCGAAAACCGTTGGGCGTGGAGATGGGCCGGGTCTGTGCCGCGCTGCACGCCACGAGGAACGTCCGGCTGCACACGGGGGTAGGCGTTGCCGGTCTGGTCGGGAACGGGCGGGTGGCCGCAGTGAAACTGGCCAACGGCAAGACACTGCCCGCGGACGTCGTGGTCGTGGGAATCGGTGCCGTCCCCTGCGTGGATTGGCTCATCGGCTCCGGGCTTCGGCTGGACAACGGAGTACGGACTGACGCGCGAGGTGTCACGAATGTACCAAAGGTGGTTGCGGTCGGTGATTGCGCCAACTCCGATCGGCCGAATGCCACCACGCCGATGCGTTTGGAACACTGGACCAACGCGGTTCAACAACCGATAGCCGCGGTTTCCGCTCTGTTGAGCCGGAACTACACCCCGCCCGCCCATCATCGTCTGCCCTACTTCTGGTCGGATCAATACGGTCACCGCATCCAATTCGCCGGTCACCGTACCGAGAACACCACGGTGGAAGTAATCGAAGGCGACGTGGAGGCCTTCGACTTCCTCGCCCTCTACCGCGACCGGACCGGTAGTCCGGTGGCGGTGCTCGCGGTCGACCGCGCCCGTTCCTTCGGGCGCTGGCGGCGCCAACTGGCCACGCTCCTGTCCACTTCGCACTGA
- a CDS encoding aromatic ring-hydroxylating oxygenase subunit alpha, producing the protein MSSTEVRTQRLETGTSLIPTLPGSYYTDPEIFEREKSRIFQRNWFAAARSTDLPEPGSFRAVDVGGESVLIVRGRDRKLRAFLNVCRHRGARLCMADSGSVRRSLQCPYHAWTYGLDGSLIAAPNLSSMNDVNRDEYGLVGVALREWLGAVWVCLAEEPPSFTDTVQAAVTARLGDAGMIEEWGIDELVVGRRITYDVKANWKLIVENFMECYHCATIHPELTEVLPEFAEGYAAQYFVGHGAEFGEEIEGFTVDGRPGFDRIDGVDDEHDRRYYAITINPQVFINLVPDHVIFHRMYPKAADRTVIECDWLYTKDVVDSGADLSKSVELFHRVNQQDFDACERCQPAMSSKAYVDGGVLVPSEHHIGEFRDWVVRALAD; encoded by the coding sequence GTGAGTTCCACCGAAGTCCGTACCCAGCGGCTTGAGACCGGCACCAGCCTCATTCCGACCCTGCCCGGTTCGTACTACACCGACCCTGAGATCTTCGAACGCGAGAAGAGCCGGATCTTCCAGCGCAATTGGTTCGCCGCGGCACGGAGTACCGATCTGCCCGAACCGGGCTCCTTCCGCGCCGTCGACGTCGGCGGGGAGAGTGTGCTGATCGTCCGGGGCCGGGACCGCAAGCTGCGGGCCTTCCTCAACGTCTGTCGCCACCGCGGTGCCCGGTTGTGCATGGCGGATTCCGGCTCCGTGCGGCGATCCCTGCAATGCCCTTACCACGCATGGACCTACGGCCTCGACGGTTCGCTCATCGCGGCACCGAACCTGAGTTCGATGAACGACGTCAACCGCGACGAATACGGCTTGGTCGGTGTCGCGCTGCGGGAATGGCTCGGAGCTGTCTGGGTGTGTCTGGCCGAGGAACCGCCGTCCTTCACCGACACGGTGCAGGCCGCGGTCACCGCTCGGCTGGGCGACGCCGGGATGATCGAGGAATGGGGTATCGACGAACTGGTCGTCGGTCGCCGTATCACCTACGACGTCAAGGCGAACTGGAAGCTGATCGTCGAGAACTTCATGGAGTGCTACCACTGCGCGACGATCCACCCGGAGCTGACCGAGGTGCTGCCGGAGTTCGCCGAAGGCTACGCCGCCCAGTACTTCGTCGGACACGGCGCCGAATTCGGTGAGGAGATCGAGGGATTCACCGTCGACGGCCGACCCGGTTTCGACCGGATCGACGGTGTCGACGACGAACACGATCGCCGCTACTACGCGATCACCATCAACCCCCAGGTGTTCATCAACCTGGTACCCGACCACGTGATCTTCCACCGGATGTACCCGAAGGCGGCGGACCGCACCGTCATCGAATGCGACTGGCTCTACACCAAGGACGTCGTCGACAGCGGTGCCGATCTGAGTAAGTCGGTGGAGCTGTTCCACCGGGTCAACCAGCAGGACTTCGACGCCTGCGAACGCTGCCAACCGGCGATGTCGTCGAAGGCCTACGTCGATGGCGGGGTGTTGGTGCCCAGTGAGCACCACATCGGGGAGTTCCGTGACTGGGTCGTACGCGCGCTCGCGGACTGA
- a CDS encoding S-(hydroxymethyl)mycothiol dehydrogenase has product MAQKVRGVVALEKGGPVSVENIVIPDPGPGEAVVRVQACGVCHTDLHYREGGINDEFPFLLGHEAAGVVESVGDGVTEVAPGDYVILNWRAVCGQCRACRKGKPQYCFDTHNATQKMTLTSGRELTPALGIGAFAEKTLVAAGQCTKVDRRARPQVAGLLGCGVMAGIGAAVNTGEVGRGDTVAVIGCGGVGDAAIAGARLAGATTIVAVDRDPRKLDKAREFGATQVVDARDIDPVEAIRRYTGGFGADVVIDAVGIPETWKQAFRARDLGGTVVLVGVPTPDMEAPKLPLLEYFSHGGALKSSWYGDCLPSRDFPALIDLYLQGRLPLDKFITEEIPLDDVEGAFDRMQRGGVLRSVVVL; this is encoded by the coding sequence ATGGCGCAGAAGGTTCGCGGGGTCGTCGCGCTGGAAAAGGGAGGCCCGGTCAGCGTCGAGAACATCGTCATCCCCGATCCCGGCCCGGGGGAGGCGGTGGTGCGGGTGCAGGCGTGCGGGGTGTGCCACACCGACCTGCATTACCGGGAAGGCGGGATCAACGACGAGTTCCCGTTCCTGCTCGGTCACGAAGCGGCGGGGGTCGTGGAGTCCGTCGGTGACGGCGTGACCGAGGTGGCCCCCGGTGATTACGTGATCCTGAATTGGCGCGCGGTGTGCGGGCAGTGCCGGGCCTGCCGCAAGGGCAAGCCCCAGTACTGTTTCGACACCCACAACGCCACGCAGAAGATGACCTTGACGTCGGGGCGGGAATTGACCCCTGCCCTGGGGATCGGCGCGTTCGCGGAGAAGACCCTGGTGGCGGCCGGACAGTGCACCAAGGTCGACCGCCGGGCCAGGCCGCAGGTCGCGGGTTTGCTCGGTTGCGGCGTCATGGCCGGCATCGGCGCCGCGGTCAACACCGGGGAGGTCGGCCGTGGGGACACGGTCGCGGTCATCGGTTGCGGTGGGGTCGGTGACGCGGCCATCGCCGGGGCCCGATTGGCGGGGGCGACCACCATCGTCGCCGTGGACCGCGATCCCCGCAAACTCGACAAGGCGAGGGAGTTCGGGGCGACCCAGGTGGTGGACGCCCGTGACATCGATCCGGTCGAGGCCATCCGACGTTACACGGGCGGCTTCGGCGCGGACGTGGTGATCGACGCGGTGGGGATTCCGGAGACGTGGAAACAGGCCTTCCGCGCCCGAGACCTGGGTGGCACGGTCGTCCTGGTCGGGGTCCCGACCCCCGACATGGAGGCTCCGAAGCTGCCGCTGCTCGAGTACTTCTCCCACGGCGGGGCGCTGAAGTCCTCCTGGTACGGGGATTGCCTACCGTCCCGGGACTTCCCGGCCCTGATCGACCTGTATCTGCAGGGCAGGCTTCCGTTGGACAAGTTCATCACCGAGGAGATCCCTCTCGACGACGTGGAGGGAGCCTTCGACAGGATGCAGCGTGGAGGCGTGCTGCGTTCGGTGGTGGTCCTGTGA
- a CDS encoding MBL fold metallo-hydrolase, whose translation MSPIEHLVTSGTFSLDGGTWEVENNVWLVGDEREVMLIDPAHDAEAVAKQVGDRRVTAIVCTHAHDDHVNQAPSLADRFGAPILMHPDEAPLWNLTHPDRLPDKELEHGQVLSAGGIELRVLLTPGHSPGSVCLYVPELRTVFSGDTLFRGGPGATGRSYSDFDKIIESIRDNLLSLSADTEVRPGHGESTSIGVEASDLHEWIRRGY comes from the coding sequence GTGAGCCCGATCGAGCACCTGGTGACCTCCGGAACCTTCTCCCTCGACGGGGGAACCTGGGAGGTCGAGAACAACGTCTGGCTCGTCGGCGACGAGCGGGAGGTCATGCTCATCGATCCCGCACACGACGCCGAGGCGGTGGCGAAGCAGGTCGGGGACCGGCGGGTGACGGCCATCGTGTGCACCCACGCCCACGACGACCACGTCAACCAAGCGCCTTCGCTCGCAGACCGGTTCGGCGCCCCGATCCTGATGCATCCCGATGAAGCACCGTTGTGGAATCTGACCCATCCGGATCGCTTGCCGGACAAGGAATTGGAGCACGGACAGGTGCTGTCCGCGGGCGGGATCGAACTGCGGGTCCTGCTCACGCCGGGGCATTCACCCGGTTCGGTCTGCCTGTACGTCCCGGAACTGCGGACCGTGTTCTCCGGCGACACGTTGTTCCGAGGAGGCCCGGGCGCGACCGGTCGTTCGTACTCCGATTTCGACAAGATCATCGAATCCATCCGGGACAACCTGCTGAGCCTGTCTGCGGACACCGAAGTCCGCCCCGGGCACGGTGAGTCCACTTCGATCGGAGTGGAGGCTTCCGACCTGCACGAGTGGATCCGTCGAGGTTATTGA
- the glyA gene encoding serine hydroxymethyltransferase — translation MSVTVDRGGTLTPERILGLPLVEADPEVHRVINLEVERQRDTLEMIASENFAPLSVLEAQGSVLTNKYAEGYPGRRYYGGCEHVDELEQLAIDRVKALFGAEFANVQPHSGAQANAAVLAALLSPGDTFLGLDLAHGGHLTHGMRLTFSGKYFNAVPYHVRKDTHLVDMDEVARLARRHRPKLIVAGWSAYPRHLDFAGFRRIADEVGAYLMVDMAHFAGLVAAGLHPSPVPYADVVTSTTHKTLGGPRGGVILAKQELAKKLDSAVFPGMQGGPLQHVIAAKAVAFKLAAQPEFRTRQEHTLSGAKILAERLLREENVGVVSGGTDVHLVLVDLRDSEMDGKSAEDRLHRVGITVNRNAVPFDPRPPMVSSGVRIGTPALAARGFRDAEFIEVADVIATALRPDTDEATLSELARRVTTLAERHPLYPELQA, via the coding sequence ATGTCCGTAACCGTTGATCGTGGAGGAACACTCACCCCTGAACGGATCCTCGGGCTGCCACTGGTGGAGGCCGATCCGGAGGTCCACCGGGTGATCAACCTGGAGGTGGAGCGCCAGCGCGACACGCTGGAGATGATCGCGAGTGAGAATTTCGCCCCGTTGAGCGTGCTGGAGGCCCAAGGGTCGGTCCTGACCAACAAGTACGCGGAGGGCTATCCGGGCCGCCGTTACTACGGCGGTTGTGAACACGTCGACGAGTTGGAGCAATTGGCCATCGACCGCGTGAAGGCGTTGTTCGGCGCCGAGTTCGCCAATGTCCAGCCACATTCGGGCGCACAGGCGAACGCGGCGGTGTTGGCGGCGCTGTTGTCACCGGGAGACACGTTCCTCGGCCTCGACCTCGCTCACGGTGGGCATTTGACCCACGGTATGCGTCTGACCTTCTCCGGCAAGTACTTCAACGCCGTGCCCTACCACGTGCGAAAGGACACCCACCTCGTCGACATGGACGAGGTGGCCAGGCTGGCCCGACGACACCGACCGAAGCTGATCGTGGCGGGCTGGTCGGCCTATCCCCGCCACCTCGACTTCGCTGGGTTCCGACGGATCGCCGACGAGGTCGGCGCCTACCTGATGGTGGACATGGCGCACTTCGCCGGTCTGGTCGCCGCCGGACTGCACCCGTCCCCGGTGCCGTACGCGGACGTGGTCACCTCGACCACACACAAAACCCTCGGTGGCCCACGAGGCGGGGTGATCCTGGCCAAGCAAGAACTGGCCAAAAAGCTCGACTCCGCGGTGTTCCCCGGCATGCAGGGGGGCCCGTTGCAACATGTGATCGCGGCCAAAGCGGTGGCGTTCAAACTCGCCGCGCAACCGGAGTTCCGGACACGGCAGGAACACACCCTCTCCGGGGCCAAGATCCTGGCCGAACGGCTGTTGCGGGAAGAGAACGTGGGCGTGGTCTCCGGTGGAACGGACGTCCACCTGGTCCTGGTCGACCTTCGGGACTCCGAAATGGATGGAAAAAGCGCCGAGGACAGACTGCATCGCGTGGGAATCACGGTGAACCGCAACGCCGTCCCGTTCGACCCACGACCGCCCATGGTGTCCTCCGGCGTGCGTATCGGCACCCCGGCGCTGGCGGCACGGGGTTTCCGCGACGCCGAGTTCATCGAGGTCGCCGACGTCATCGCGACGGCACTGCGCCCCGACACCGACGAGGCCACGTTGTCCGAACTGGCCCGCAGGGTCACCACCCTGGCCGAACGCCACCCCCTCTACCCGGAGTTGCAGGCATGA
- a CDS encoding sarcosine oxidase subunit beta family protein, translated as MSAATTPPGADLPEHPDFLWRNPEPKKNYDVVIVGGGGHGLATAYYLAKNHGITDVAVLERGWLAGGNMARNTTLIRSNYLWDESATIYEHSLKLWEGLEEELDYPILFSQRGVLNLAHTEQDVRDSIRRVEANKLNGIDAEWLEPEEVARVCPIVNISEDIRYPVQGATYQPRAGIAKHDYVAWGFARRIDQAGIDLIQDCEVTGFTVIGDRVTGVRTTRGDIGCGTVALCAAGHTSVLLDKLGVRAPLQSHPLQALVSELLEPVHPTIVMSNAVHVYVSQAHKGELVMGAGIDAYNGYGQRGSFHIIERQLAAAVELFPVFARAHLLRSWAGIVDVTPDASPIIGHTPYENVFVNAGWGTGGFKATPGIGWCYAHTIAHGEPHPYVAPFSLDRFTTGALIDEHGAAAVAH; from the coding sequence ATGAGCGCGGCGACGACACCACCGGGAGCGGACCTGCCCGAACACCCGGATTTCCTCTGGCGTAACCCGGAACCGAAGAAGAACTACGACGTGGTGATCGTCGGTGGCGGTGGACACGGCCTGGCGACCGCTTACTACCTGGCGAAGAACCACGGGATCACCGACGTCGCGGTGTTGGAGAGAGGCTGGCTCGCCGGCGGCAACATGGCCCGCAACACCACGTTGATCCGGTCGAACTACCTCTGGGACGAATCCGCGACGATCTACGAACACTCCCTGAAACTGTGGGAGGGACTGGAAGAGGAGCTGGACTACCCGATCCTGTTCTCCCAGCGCGGAGTGCTCAACCTGGCGCACACCGAACAGGACGTCCGCGACTCGATCCGTCGCGTCGAGGCCAACAAGCTCAACGGCATCGACGCGGAATGGCTCGAACCGGAGGAAGTCGCCCGGGTCTGCCCGATCGTCAACATCTCCGAGGACATCCGCTACCCCGTTCAAGGAGCGACCTACCAGCCTCGTGCGGGAATCGCCAAGCACGACTACGTCGCCTGGGGATTCGCCCGCCGCATCGATCAGGCGGGAATCGACCTGATCCAGGACTGTGAGGTCACCGGGTTCACCGTAATCGGCGACCGGGTGACCGGGGTGCGGACCACCCGTGGCGACATCGGCTGCGGCACCGTCGCACTGTGCGCCGCGGGCCACACCTCGGTGCTGCTGGACAAGTTGGGCGTGCGCGCCCCGCTGCAATCCCATCCGCTCCAGGCGTTGGTCTCCGAATTGTTGGAGCCGGTGCACCCGACCATCGTCATGTCCAACGCCGTACACGTGTACGTCTCCCAGGCGCACAAGGGCGAGTTGGTGATGGGAGCGGGCATAGACGCCTACAACGGGTACGGGCAGCGAGGGTCGTTCCACATCATCGAACGACAGCTGGCCGCGGCCGTGGAACTGTTTCCCGTCTTCGCCCGCGCCCACCTGCTGCGTTCCTGGGCGGGCATCGTCGACGTCACACCGGATGCGAGCCCGATCATCGGACACACCCCCTACGAGAACGTGTTCGTCAACGCCGGATGGGGGACCGGCGGATTCAAGGCGACACCGGGGATCGGCTGGTGTTACGCGCACACCATCGCGCACGGCGAGCCGCATCCGTACGTCGCACCGTTCAGCTTGGACCGATTCACCACCGGCGCACTCATCGACGAGCACGGCGCTGCGGCCGTGGCCCACTGA
- a CDS encoding sarcosine oxidase subunit delta: MQLIHCPWCGPREEVEFHYGGQAEIAYPENPSELSDREWAEFLFYRDNPKGPFAERWNHSAGCRRWFNAVRDTHTYRFLGTAKLGEPLPQPKAQRDEEVRI; this comes from the coding sequence ATGCAACTGATCCACTGCCCCTGGTGCGGCCCCCGCGAGGAGGTCGAGTTCCACTACGGCGGTCAAGCCGAGATCGCCTATCCCGAGAACCCGAGCGAATTGTCGGACCGCGAATGGGCCGAGTTCCTCTTCTACCGCGACAACCCGAAAGGACCGTTCGCCGAGCGGTGGAACCACAGCGCGGGCTGCCGCCGCTGGTTCAACGCCGTCCGCGACACGCACACCTACCGATTCCTGGGCACGGCCAAACTCGGCGAGCCGTTGCCGCAGCCGAAGGCCCAGCGGGACGAGGAGGTGCGGATATGA